Within the Miscanthus floridulus cultivar M001 chromosome 2, ASM1932011v1, whole genome shotgun sequence genome, the region GATCTCGATGTAGCCGTCCTGGTGCACGACGCCGACGTCGCCGGTGAGGAACCAGCCGCCCCTGAAGACGTTCTCGTTCGCCTCCGGGTTGTTGAGGTAGCCCTTCATGACGCTGCTGCCTCGGAGGACGATCTCCCCAACGGTCTTGCCGTCGCGCGGCACACTGACCATGGTGTCGGCGTTCttgacgtcggcgtcggcgagggaCAGGACGCTGACCCCCTGGCGCGCCTTGAGGCGCGCGCGCTCCGGGAGCGGGAGGCGGTCCCACTGGTCCCGCCACTCGCACGCGAGGGCGGGCCCCGTAGCCTCCGTGAGGCCGTAGGCGTGCGTGACCTTGAAGCCGATCCGCTCGACGCGCTCCAGCagcgcggccggcggcggcgcgccgcCGGTGAGGACGTGGACGGGGGTCTCGAGCTGCCTGGTGGCGGCGTCGCCCTCGAGGAGGATGCTGAAGACGACGGGCGCGCAGCACATGTgggtgacgcggtggcgcgcgatGGCGCGGTAGATGTCGGCGGGGCGCGCGTCGCGGATGCAGACGTTGACGCCTCCGCGCGCCGCCATGCCCCAGGTGAAGGTCCAACCGTTGCAGTGGAACATGGGGAGCGTCCAGAGGTAGACGGGCTCGGTGGTCACCCCCCACTGCAGCAGCAGGCTGGTGGTGCTCAGGTACGCCCCGCGGTGGCTGTAGACGACGCCCTTGGGCGCGGACGTGGTGCCAGACGTGTAGTTGAGCGTGACGGCGTCCCACTCGTCTTCGAGCGGCGGGAGCTCCGCGTCGGGGTCGCCGTGCgcgacgagggcctcgtactcgagCTCGCCGAGGCGGGCCCCCGTGGGCGAGTCAATGTCGTCGATGACGGCGACGAGCGGGACGACGTGCGTGGCGTCGGCGGCGAGGAGGCGGAGCGCGTCGCTGGCGAGGCGCACGTAGTCGTAGTCGACGAAGAAGAGCTTGGCCTTCGAGTGGTGCAGGATGGTGGCGACGGCGCCTGCGTCGAGGCGCGTGTTGATGGTGTTGAGCACGGCACCGGCCATGGGAACGGCGAAGTGCATCTCGTACATGGCCGGCACGTTGGGCGCGAGCACGGAGACGACGTCGCCCCTGCGGACGCCGAGGGACAGCAGCGCGGACGCGAGGCGGCGGCAGCGCTGGTACGTCTGGCGCCAGGTGAAGCGGACGCGCCCGTAGATGACGGACGCGCGGTCGCCGTAGACGGCATTGGCGCGCGGCAGGAACCCTACAGGGCTCAGCGGCACGTAGTTGGCCGGGCGCTTGGGGAGCTGGTCCATGGCTAGCTTGTCGCTCGCTCGCTGCTCAGCGTGCAGCcgtgcgaggaggaggaggggagatgGAGGATGTGTGTGGTGACTGCTGAGGCGAGGTGAGAGGTGGTGAGGGGAGTGAGCTGCTGGCACGGCCGTGGCGGATGCCGGATGGGTGGTTTATATAGGCCGTCCCGGGCAGTGCGAGGCCCAGCTCTCCTGCCCCTACTGCAGCTGAAAGACCTTCGGCTGCAGTGGGTTACACGGTTGTCTATTTGGGAGAAAACGGAGATTACAAGGAAAATGAAGTGAAAAAACGCGGCGTCTTGACCACACGTTCCTTGCCTCCTGCGCACGATTTTTCACACTCCACCTGTTGCGATCCTACCCGCCTGTTATTGCTCTCGTTCGATCGGTTGGCCGGGGAGGCGACCTGTCCCCCGTTGCTGTTGCTGGTGCGGTTTTGGGGTTGGGTTGGGTTCCCGGCAAAGAGCAGAGCCGCAGAGGAGACGAGACGGCAAATCGACGTGCCATGGCCCGTCGAGAGCTTGTGGCGAGCGCAAAACCCATCGACCATCGGCCGTTGAATTAGAGCCGCGCCATTGGTTTCATGCGCGCTACCAGGATGTTGACAGATAGTGCTTATACACTGGGACGATAATCTCCAGTTGCTTTCGAATGGATTGCATGGTTCTAAGGACTTGTTTGGTGTAAGAGGAAGAGCTAATTGCTAGCTAGCTAAAATTAGCTCTAGAGCATTCAAAAGTTTTTGATAAGCTTTCGACTAGTTGTTAGCCAATTAGCTAGCAAACATGGCTAATTTGAACTAATTTTAGCGTAACTTGCCATGCGTATCCAAAACCGGTGATGAAGAAGCGTCTACAAGACTTCGCGCTTGCCCTTGTCTCCGCGTCAATCGACAACATGGCAAGAATTGACTTAAGTGGATGCTGCTCTCGCTGAAAGGACGTCCCGCCTTAGCCGTAACAAACAAAATTATTGGAGGTCAAGTAACTCTAAGGCTAAAAAATTAAAGGCATGTTTGGATTCCCTGGTCTAAGGTTTTgttgactaaagtttagttctgGTTCAACAAAAGGACTTTTTGTACCCCTGAGATTTTGTCGCCATGGAACTATTATGGCCGTGAGACCTACTACTTCCATCAACCATGGCTGTGGCACACAAGTTAGAAGTTCTATCAAGTTGTTTTTGTCTAGAAAAGAATTAGAACCTTGTGCCAATGGGATCCGTCAGAGGAAGTCGGGGAAGGGCACAACAACGCTGCTTCTTGAATCCTCGGCACGGCGTGGCATGGCTTCTTCGATCCTCAGCACGGTGCCATTGCTTCTTCAATCCTTGGCGGCGGTGGGATGCGCGGCAGGGGCAGCAGTGGGAAGGCCAGGTAGGAGGGACGATGGTGGGAAGGTTGAGGCGGGCGGGTTGAGTGGCCGATGACGGGGGTGCTGGAAGCTGCCTGATGGATTTCGCGAATTGTGTCAGAGTCGGGTGTAACAAATGTTTCGCGGGGGGCAAAAGAATCTTTTGCTTGTGGAAGGAGCAGGGAGAAATCAAAACTTTAGACCATTTTAGCTCACTTTTGTGGTCTAATGGTCTAAAGTACATTCAAAGGGTTAGCTAAAGTTTAGATCCAACTTTAAACTATTTTTTGGAGATTTGAAATCTAAATTTTAGTGACTAAACTTTAGATGGGAGGATCAAACAGAGACTAATAATAACCCACATGTCAAATCTTCCTTTCCTCCAATTAAATGGGTCAACGTAGGTTTATCTGAAATGTCATTTCCCTTCTATTACCACTTTTTAGTAAATCATGGTATAAACATAGACATTTGTGCATAgacacatatatggagtattaaatatagactaaaaaataattaattacatagattacgactaatttgcgagaagaatttttaagcctaattagttcataatttgataatgcggtgctacagtaaatatgtgttaatgatggttaattaggtttaataaattcgcctCTAtctatgtactccctccatactcgTATTAGATGTCGTTTTGGACAGGATTGTGCataccaaggagtgattaattaggggGTGTTTTTTCATGTCTGCCCCTAATAAATAGAGTTGCGGGTGCATCTGTATCGAGTAAACAACCAAGGCTCTAACGGCTAGAGCAGCGAGGAATAAGCTACCAGTCGTGAGGTCCCGGGTTCGATACCTAGCCGGGCACTATTTTTTTGCTTGTGGACATTTGCATGGGTAATTTTGCATGGCACTGTTCGTGCGTGGCATGGAAGTCAGGCCCTCGACAGACTCCAGCGCCTCCATGGAAGTCAGGCCCTCGACGGACTCCAGCGCCTCCACGGCTGCCAGGCCCTCGACGGACTCCATGGGCGGCAAGGAAGGGACGTGAGCGTGCTGCGGTTCCTGTGGATTGGAGGCGAGTGGTACGGTGCTTGGGGAGAGGATGGGAGCGTTGCGTGATTAGTGTGCCTCGAGCGAAGAGCGTAGCGGGCGGCGAGCGTGCGCATACGAGGCGCTGCGATTAATTCCATGTCGAGCGGAGGTGGGCCGAGCGTGCGCAACGAAGAGCCAGGGGCAAACGTGTCCATTCAAAGCTGTTTACGGGCTCAACGACAACCTTTGTGAAATCAGCAGCGTCGCCCAGAACGACATCTAAACCgagtacggagggagtaattagttttataattaatttatattcaGTCCTTATAATTAATGTCCGAACATCTGATGTGACGTGGACTCACTCATAGGGAAGTTATTCCACGGCGGCATATTCGAATCTCTCCGTGCGGGTCCCATGTGTGCGTGTAGTGTGAACTCTGTTGCTCGGCCATTTAGCGGAATTGACTTTTGGACCGACCGCCCGAGGTTGGTCTTGGCACTTTGGCAGTGGCCTCTATTGCTTTTGTGTGGTCAAGTCGAGTCCAGACTCCAGACACCTGACCCGGCCGTAGTACCAagtccttgtttagttggactccaaaatccaaaaaattactacagtatctgtcacatcgaatgtttgcggcctgtgtatggagcattaaatgtagacgaaaagaaaaactaattacacagtttggtggggaattacgagacaaacgttttaagcctaattagtcaatgtttggatactatttaccaaataaaaacgaagatgctacagtagcaccaaaatccaaatttcgcgaactaaacaagggccaaaCAAACGTGTTGGGCGCGATGCCTATATCCACCAGTCACTAGTGAACCGTACTTTGTACTTAGACCCCGTTTAGATCCGAAATTTTTTAGGTTTTGGATACTGTAGCATTgcgtttgtatttagtaattagtgtctaattatggactaattagatttgaaagtttcgtcttgcgatttctcacccaactgtgcaattagttttttttatctacatttagtactccatgcatgcgccgcaagattcgatgtgacgggtactgcgcaaaattttttgggttttgggAAACTAAACAAGCCCTTAATAACCTATGTATATGCTGCAGGGATTAACTACTTATACTCTCTCCTTTTCTTTTCTACTAGGGCATATTATTTTTCTTAAAAGTCTTTACAAAAGCGTGCCTTTATCTATTTCGCTTATACCATATATCCTCAATCGGGACATATATAAATGTAATCAAAGTTGTATAGAGACATTATGAGAAATATAGGCATGCGATTGTCAACGTTGTATGgtccgttcggcttacctcatattcggcttgttcggcttgttttttcagccggaacaatgtttttctctcacaacaattcatccagaacagtgttttcagtcagtttcagccaagattcagcaaaccGAACGGGGCCATATATATCGAAACATAGGACACATTATTTATGTTCCAATCCAAAGCGTTGGATCTCTGCCGGAATGTTCACAGTGGAACAAGACACCGACGTCTCAAAGTTGTGTACTTGTAATAATGTTATCTGAATTTGATCGAGCCCCAACCACTATATATTGCGAGATTAAACTCTACCCATTTCATTTTAAACTGTAAGTTGTTTTAATTTTTCTAGTTTTTGTTAGGCATCTAAATACACATTACAGTTTGGCATGGAGGAGATGCATGCTTCTTATAGATTCTAATGCTGTAAATGTCAAAAACACGCCTTGGGCTTGTAATTAGTAGTGTGTCATCTAACCAAGGCAGGAGCAAGTATGTTACTGGATGGTGTTAGTCTTTGGCATTGcctagggtgtttggtttgaggaaccaCTCCATCCTAAATTAGGTAGTGCATCATGGGTCAATTTCTTAATAGCCTGTTTCGTTTGAGGATTTACTCCGTTCGGCATCAGTTGGTTCCGCATGGGGCGTAAAGTTTAGTGGCTAAATTCTAGTCGATCATGGGATCAAACATGACCTATATGTTAATATACTAGGTTGCATTCCTGGGTGCCTTGGTGTGGTTACTATTGCCGTCGGCATCACTGGTGCACAGTTCCACCATCGCTGTGTGTAACCGTGCACCAGATATTTTCTGGGGCATCGATCGCTCAGCAAACGATGCGAACTGTGCAGCAGATGCTATCGCGGATTGCCACACTCCATTCGTCGCGTTCGCGATACAGGGTCTTCCACCATCGCTAGTGCAGGATCTGTTACACGAGCGAGACCACGACCTCTAATTGAGCAGCGAGAGAGAGGGACAGTGTCATAGTGGTGGACCTACCGGGGGAGCAAATGGAGAAGCATCGGACGACGACTGTGTGCTAGCTGTGTGGGCACTGCATGCGGCCGAAAACTGCTGCTGCTTCCTTTAGCCTGTCGTTTTTTCTTGGTGTCATGGTGTGCGTGTGTGTATGTATTCTGGGAGAGGCGACTAGAATAGTAGAATGACGCCAAATTAAATACGAGCAGAGATGTTGAGTTACTAGGTCGTCCACACGCAGACACGTTCCTTcgcgaaaaaaaagaaaaacagacGGCACGCTAAATTTATTCGTTCTTTTTTCTTTACTGATAATGATAAAGATGGGGTCATGACATGATATACAGGGTCTATTTGGTAGGGATCCAGATTTCAAAAGAAGTGTTTCAAAATCAGATTCTTTGGAGAAACAATTCTCTCGGAAATAAAATCACTTGTTAGaacctgtcggtgcagaaagtgatcaacacgtaaatatttgtagttttgccgtacgttgtgatcggaggtggcctagcactcaatgacacagggtttatactggttcaggcaacgtgccctacgtccggtTTGAGTCGGtgggtgactttattcctgagcctaggtgctcgaagtttgcagtagggttacaaacgagaatgaGAAAGATAGGGTACAAGAGATCCGATCGGACTTTGGACAGAGGGAGCTAAAGCGAcgagagctccgctatgtgctaagtgttcgagcgtgtgctcgtggtttgaacctgatGGTTCcgctgttgtgtactagtgaacttgatcgatctgaatcaacctATCTATTGAAAGAGatcgcatccccttttatagatgaatgaGATGGCTTTACAAGCGAGAGAGGGGGAGTATgttcgctgctaagtcttgctgcccacgtcGGCGGGTACAAGAGGATGGTTGGCgctcacaatactgttgaatgtcagatgcacgtgggaggttgcgtcgtcttcttcaggtatggcagatgtcggtacctgctatattgTTGTTACTGAGAGGCatgcagggggttttaccatgttcgcctggtacggtaaataccggcgcccataacactgtcgatgtcttagaggcacgtgggggagtcttaccatatttgtctggtatgtgagttgatggcgcccacaacactgtaagaaaaatgtcggcgcctacaatattgctcatgttagggaggtcgcagggtactgtccAGTAGgtatacagggtacggtcctcggtattgcggttgacttgagtacgCTGCCTTACTTTCCCTATCTGTTTTCTGGTCCTTACCAAATGGGTGTCCCTggttggttggtcccagtcggctttgattgcgccagtcggagaggagccgTAGGCAGGGGTCCAGTATTTTTCCGGTCGGAGAAGCAGGTTAGAGTCGGAAGTAGCGTTTcgaccaggcctttcggtcggagagaccgtccggaggtgggctggagaccgaagcgagcgctccagtcgaagaggtgggccgaagtcggaagcgggcaccgttcctccttggccatgccttccggtcggagagaccgtccagaggtgggctggagtcctAAGCGAGCGCTCCGATCGAAGAGGTAGGTCGGAGTCGGAAACGGGCGTCGtttctcctcggccaggccttccggtcagagattggatcgtccttctggcctattgtttaggtatttgggccggcccgagTTGCGCGTTGCTCACAACAGTGTCTATTGGGCCAAGTttttgttgggaagctggtccatgagggaatCTGGGTTTATGagcccgacaggagcccccgagcccccgggcgattcgggtagaatcgtctgggggtttttGTCTTAAcggcgggtgcgtgcgagcgcatccgtgggtgtagcccccgagcccccgggcgatttggacagaatcgtctagggggtttttCGTATTGCCTGCGGGGGAAGTTTTCATTTTGtcagcgggtgcacgcgagcgcacccacgggtgtagcccctgactccccggacgattcgggcagaattgtcTAGGGGGTTTTTCGTTAGCGGGCGTGTGCGTGTGTTTTTAGTTGAGATAGAGTCGGCGattagttttgggatcgggcgaggtggatctcgtggatcctggcgttagTGCACTCCGTGGAATCGGGCGAGGCAGTttgtttagggatcggacgagacgaaGCTCGCGTGTCCTGGCgccggtgcacgccgtgggatctggcgagtcagagtcgtggatcctggcatcggtgcagcccgcgcagccgaggcagtttagtttagggatcggacgagacagagctcgtgggtcctggcgtcggtgcgcattgtgggatcgggtgagtcggagtcgctGATCCTAGGCTCGGTGCAAAccacgtagccgaggcagttagtcagttagtttagggatcgagcaaaGCAGAGCTTAcggatcctggccttggtgcagcccacatagccgaggcagttagtcagttagtttagggattgagcgaggtggagctcgcagatcctggccttggtgcagccCGCGTAGGCGTAGCTaaggcagttagttagttagtttagggatcttgagtccctgagccccgttgggcttggtaggggtcggttttgagttttgtgcgttaccccatcctcggtttctcacaactggaggggctgaactttgtcgcttgcctcgatcgctcgggctcgagtgacgcgcttggtgagctcgctaataggtATGATTGAGTGGAActcgggtccgtcgttcatgacagggttgacatagccctcttgtgacattccactgctcctttacttgcaacccagtagatgcctgggtcgttttggagaccgacctaggtggcatgttggcctcccctcgatggagattctgtgggtttggcgagaggtttaggatcgaacgagaaggttgagatgaccctgtctgctttgggacagactgggcgagggccgcacggggctcatatgcgttttctcccctagctctgtttgacgtggggtggcctcgagcccttcgtcggtcagcctttgaaccccgattgatcgttgctcatgttgaatgaggcaactgccgcttcatgacgcaacatggagcattgtgatgcattttgccGCATGTGCAATGctttagttctcgagcccccgggcgatttagggcccgaatcgtccgtGGGGCAcgagcgtatggaatgaatgcgtgtatgaatgtatgaatgattatataaagaaatagctggggtcggtagtgttaccttgattataacaccctcgatgttacctTGTACAGTTTTTGttaaaaccatgtcatgagcatcatgtttatgtattattgcatgtggtaaaatgagaaattaaattttattgcactaattctcattttgagctctaatttatttcttgtccaaatactctccagcacagctcaactcactattgtcatcctgatccaactccatcTCTCGCTATTCATCTTCTTCCTAATTCCCAGAGCACGCACAAGGCACACTGCTCTGCTTAGCCCGCGCAGCACGTGCACAACGACGACCGACCGTAGCAACAGCATCGCACACActacgcattaatctcactcACAAGCTCGGCCTGCTGAGCACGCCGCTTGCTCGCTGCTCAGTTGCTTTGCAAACGCAGCACAGACACCTTTTCACGCGTCAGCACTGCAGTGACATAGAATTACGGTAGCATGAAGTAAACACGGTTCACTGCGTCTTGCACGCCGTACACTGTTCAccatagaaaacactgttcatccgaGCAGCACGTCGTGCACAAGCAAcactttattacctttaagcaagctggTTCTGCCACAGCCTATAGTACAAGTACTAGCAGATGGAACGAGCCTGCCGTGCCCTGTGCGGTGGTGTGCCTGGACTGATAGAGTGAGGACTAGAACACTGTAGCTACTTTAACAGCCGAGCGAGGGAGAGTGCATGCCTTGTCTAAGAATAGAAAGCTAGGGGACCACATGCATGCTCATCAGGCACAGTGCCATCACGTGTGCTCTGTTTTGTGGCTACATGTGCGTATGCGAGAGCTAGTCCATTTAAATTGCTGTCGCTCCTGTAGCTTGCATGCTGAGAGAGCGAGAGCATGCATCTACTTTTGACCAACAGGTAAATGCACAGCGCCTGGCCGCCTCCTGTCGCTTGCATGCGTTGTTGCTGGCCGCTGCTTTGCGCATTAAGTGAGGGCGCTGTTGAGCTGTACTCTGTGCTAGGCGACCGTCTAGGCATGTGCACGCCACACCTGGTGACCGCGCTAGCATAGAGAGGCGCGTCCGCTGCGGGGCAAACGATCGCCGTTCTAAATTTGGGTAAAGAAGTAGACTTGACCGATGACCTCATTTGAGACTTGATGAGTGGTTGGCGAGAAACTTCATTTGTCTAACCAGAGCTAACACAACAAGGCAAAGCTTTAGTAGTAGTACATACCCAACCTAGGTCCACGATCTACTGTACATCACATTCATCTATCAACATTAAAGTCTCAAGTACAACGACACACTGCTACACGCTTCTCCAGTTCATTCACAGTAGCCATGCCTAACCTTCTAGCCGTCCTCCTTATTCTCCTCTTGCTTAATTCCATCCCCgcgtctcctgtctttaaaaAGGACACGTCGAGCCCGCCGAGCCGTCCCACTCTGCCactcaccatcttactctctaaatcgagtTTCTCTATCTTGCTCGAGAAGGCTGCGCTCCATCGATCTCCCTCCCGAGTTGCAATAATTAGCTGAGGTAGCTAGTTTGCAAATAATCTTCTCCTTCTCCGTTATTTCCTTGACCTATGGTCTCCTcctccattaattccttgacctgtaTGAATGAACCAGCACCCTACCACCAAGCACGTTTAGCCTAAAGCACACTTCAGTCCTGATGTGCTCGTTAAGTccaaagacccactccaagtCATCACGTGAAATCCAATACATGTGACTAGCTAGCCAAATGCCACTAATCATTTTCCTTAATCACCCTTTACGGGATTAATGAGCGGCCACCTGGCAAAATCAATATCTCTTTCATCCAAGCTCTGATTCCATtatttcttcttcctaaattcattTAAAATCAAGACCTATCCATCCTTATCATCATCTTCTTTCCTAGAGCTcatttaaatttatttatttattgtaaaataaattttattagattcctaaattcatgatctatctgttagtgtaattagttcgtatggtttagtgatacctttagggttactttattatttcaaaatacgtat harbors:
- the LOC136540725 gene encoding trans-cinnamate:CoA ligase, peroxisomal-like, which translates into the protein MDQLPKRPANYVPLSPVGFLPRANAVYGDRASVIYGRVRFTWRQTYQRCRRLASALLSLGVRRGDVVSVLAPNVPAMYEMHFAVPMAGAVLNTINTRLDAGAVATILHHSKAKLFFVDYDYVRLASDALRLLAADATHVVPLVAVIDDIDSPTGARLGELEYEALVAHGDPDAELPPLEDEWDAVTLNYTSGTTSAPKGVVYSHRGAYLSTTSLLLQWGVTTEPVYLWTLPMFHCNGWTFTWGMAARGGVNVCIRDARPADIYRAIARHRVTHMCCAPVVFSILLEGDAATRQLETPVHVLTGGAPPPAALLERVERIGFKVTHAYGLTEATGPALACEWRDQWDRLPLPERARLKARQGVSVLSLADADVKNADTMVSVPRDGKTVGEIVLRGSSVMKGYLNNPEANENVFRGGWFLTGDVGVVHQDGYIEIKDRSKDVIISGGENICSKEVEEVLFRHPAVADAAVVAMPHPRWGETPCAFVVPRNNAAELSEDDVLAFCKKRMARFMVPKKVEVVGALPRNALGKVEKVKLREEARKLPPTVPAQKPKRKTTTVGGRREEQPVAHVMAVSRL